A portion of the Gossypium arboreum isolate Shixiya-1 chromosome 8, ASM2569848v2, whole genome shotgun sequence genome contains these proteins:
- the LOC108468431 gene encoding uncharacterized mitochondrial protein AtMg00860-like, whose translation MDESKHSPNTKVLPLRQGNQSYQVVPTRGALGLFPLDRTNSLQIVGIDLLAEWEAPTKVTELRFFLGLANYCRRFIEGYSRITALLTDMLKKGKVWDWNPQCERAFNQLK comes from the exons ATGGATGAAAGCAAG CATAGCCCCAACACTAAGGTTCTACCTTTGAGGCAAGGGAATCAATcgtatcag GTGGTCCCCACGCGGGGAGCTCTTGGGCTTTTTCCGCTCGACCGCACAAATAGCCTTCAGATTGTGGGAATTGACTTGCTCGCGGAGTGGGAGGCTCCAACCAAGGTGACAGAGTTGAGATTTTTCCTTGGGTTGGCAAACTACTGTAGACGCTTTATCGAAGGTTACTCTAGAATTACCGCACTCTTGACGGACATGTTGAAAAAGGGTAAGGTATGGGATTGGAACCCACAGTGTGAGAGGGCCTTCAATCAATTGAAGTAA